In a single window of the Helicoverpa zea isolate HzStark_Cry1AcR chromosome 9, ilHelZeax1.1, whole genome shotgun sequence genome:
- the LOC124633212 gene encoding epsin-2 isoform X1: MLFSNLKIKLEMPRGRDEMQVNVAGLRRNIKNLAHNYSDAQVKVREATSNDPWGPSSTLMAEIADLTYNVMAFTEIMQMIWKRLNDHGKNWRHVYKALVLMEYLIKTGSEKVAMQCKENIFAIHTLKDFQYMEEGKDQGLNVREKAKALVNLLKDDERLKNERARALKAKQRFAQSASAFGSDGALDTPSSPSYPAVSGALVTEFGSDGALDTQSSPTYPALSGDSAEWSGRDAELARPLTAGEEELQLQLALAMSREEAEREERRRRSDDVRLQLAISQSQQDFQTDDLPPTQSKSQASGQQSHLLDLLDVNLASPPAPEPWAQPRPETSSDAWSAVGSPAKDPWAPAAAPPDPWAPVGHGKSPISVLSSPSSSELEQFDALSQRPRTNHNNNPEPDPFDLTALSDNLTPLPASPVSNNLGAIKKSPSAFLGENSSLVNLDRLLQAPPADPPQPNPFAAEPPPRTQAMFAQPQPARLTMNELKQQQMGLTGLNFGAPSPAFGAPAPAPLAPLAPLAPAPLMPAAPLAPAPADPWAPVPAPRSNSPWSPPHARHTPNPFLS; the protein is encoded by the exons ATGTTGTTCagtaacttaaaaattaaattagaa ATGCCCCGCGGCCGGGACGAAATGCAAGTAAACGTGGCAGGCTTAAGgagaaatattaaaaacctCGCGCACAACTATTCCGATGCCCAG GTAAAAGTGCGCGAGGCGACATCGAACGATCCATGGGGCCCTTCCAGCACGCTGATGGCGGAGATCGCCGACCTCACGTACAACGTGATGGCCTTCACAGAGATCATGCAGATGATCTGGAAGCGCCTCAACGACCACGGCAAGAACTGGAGACATGTCTACAAGGCGCTGGTCCTCATGGAGTATCTAATCAAGACCGGTAGCGAGAAGGTGGCGATGCAATGCAAAGAGAATATCTTCGCTATACATACGCTAAAAGACTTTCAGTATATGGAGGAGGGGAAAGATCAGG gtCTCAACGTCCGCGAAAAGGCGAAAGCTCTAGTAAACCTTCTAAAAGACGACGAGAGGTTAAAGAACGAGCGTGCTCGGGCTCTAAAGGCCAAGCAGAGGTTCGCGCAGAGTGCCAGCGCGTTCGGCAGCGACGGAGCCCTAGACACGCCGAGCAGCCCCTCGTACCCCGCGGTTAGTGGCGCCCTAGTCACCGAA TTCGGCAGCGACGGCGCGTTAGACACACAATCCAGCCCCACCTACCCTGCG CTAAGCGGTGATTCAGCGGAGTGGTCAGGGCGGGACGCGGAGCTCGCGCGGCCGCTGACGGCCGGGGAGGAGGAGCTGCAGCTGCAGCTGGCGCTGGCCATGTCGCGCGAGGAGGCGGAGCGCGAGGAGAGGCGCCGCCGCTCCGACGACGTGCGGCTCCAGCTCGCCATCAGCCAGAGCCAGCAGGACTTCCA GACGGATGACCTACCACCTACCCAGAGCAAGAGTCAGGCATCAGGTCAGCAGTCCCACTTGCTGGATCTACTCGACGTGAACCTGGCCAGTCCGCCCGCGCCCGAACCCTGGGCACAGCCGAGACCA GAGACATCATCAGACGCGTGGTCAGCAGTAGGCAGCCCGGCGAAGGACCCGTGGGctcccgccgccgcgccgccagACCCATGGGCTCCCGTCGGACAT GGGAAGTCTCCGATCTCAGTGCTGTCATCACCATCATCGTCGGAGCTGGAGCAGTTCGACGCGCTGTCGCAGCGGCCGCGCACCAACCACAACAACAACCCCGAGCCTGACCCCTTCGACCTCACTGCGCTTA GTGATAACCTAACCCCGCTGCCAGCGTCTCCTGTATCAAACAACTTGGGCGCGATCAAGAAGTCTCCGTCGGCTTTCCTGGGCGAGAACTCGTCGCTCGTGAACCTCGACCGCCTGCTGCAGGCGCCGCCCGCCGACCCGCCGCAGCCCAACCCCTTCGCCGCGGAGCCGCCGCCCAGGACGCAGGCCATGTTCGCGCAGCCACAGCCT GCACGACTCACTATGAACGAGTTGAAACAGCAACAAATGGGCCTCACGGGCCTAAACTTTGGCGCCCCGTCTCCAGCCTTCGGCGCCCCCGCCCCCGCCCCCCTCGCCCCCCTCGCGCCGctggcgcccgcgccgctcaTGCCGGCGGCCCCACTGGCGCCCGCGCCGGCGGACCCGTGGGCGCCCGTGCCCGCGCCGCGCTCCAACTCGCCGTGGTCACCTCCACATGCGCGGCACACACCCAACCCCTTCCTCTCCTAG
- the LOC124633212 gene encoding epsin-2 isoform X5 has protein sequence MLFSNLKIKLEMPRGRDEMQVNVAGLRRNIKNLAHNYSDAQVKVREATSNDPWGPSSTLMAEIADLTYNVMAFTEIMQMIWKRLNDHGKNWRHVYKALVLMEYLIKTGSEKVAMQCKENIFAIHTLKDFQYMEEGKDQGLNVREKAKALVNLLKDDERLKNERARALKAKQRFAQSASAFGSDGALDTPSSPSYPALSGDSAEWSGRDAELARPLTAGEEELQLQLALAMSREEAEREERRRRSDDVRLQLAISQSQQDFQTDDLPPTQSKSQASGQQSHLLDLLDVNLASPPAPEPWAQPRPETSSDAWSAVGSPAKDPWAPAAAPPDPWAPVGHGKSPISVLSSPSSSELEQFDALSQRPRTNHNNNPEPDPFDLTALSDNLTPLPASPVSNNLGAIKKSPSAFLGENSSLVNLDRLLQAPPADPPQPNPFAAEPPPRTQAMFAQPQPARLTMNELKQQQMGLTGLNFGAPSPAFGAPAPAPLAPLAPLAPAPLMPAAPLAPAPADPWAPVPAPRSNSPWSPPHARHTPNPFLS, from the exons ATGTTGTTCagtaacttaaaaattaaattagaa ATGCCCCGCGGCCGGGACGAAATGCAAGTAAACGTGGCAGGCTTAAGgagaaatattaaaaacctCGCGCACAACTATTCCGATGCCCAG GTAAAAGTGCGCGAGGCGACATCGAACGATCCATGGGGCCCTTCCAGCACGCTGATGGCGGAGATCGCCGACCTCACGTACAACGTGATGGCCTTCACAGAGATCATGCAGATGATCTGGAAGCGCCTCAACGACCACGGCAAGAACTGGAGACATGTCTACAAGGCGCTGGTCCTCATGGAGTATCTAATCAAGACCGGTAGCGAGAAGGTGGCGATGCAATGCAAAGAGAATATCTTCGCTATACATACGCTAAAAGACTTTCAGTATATGGAGGAGGGGAAAGATCAGG gtCTCAACGTCCGCGAAAAGGCGAAAGCTCTAGTAAACCTTCTAAAAGACGACGAGAGGTTAAAGAACGAGCGTGCTCGGGCTCTAAAGGCCAAGCAGAGGTTCGCGCAGAGTGCCAGCGCGTTCGGCAGCGACGGAGCCCTAGACACGCCGAGCAGCCCCTCGTACCCCGCG CTAAGCGGTGATTCAGCGGAGTGGTCAGGGCGGGACGCGGAGCTCGCGCGGCCGCTGACGGCCGGGGAGGAGGAGCTGCAGCTGCAGCTGGCGCTGGCCATGTCGCGCGAGGAGGCGGAGCGCGAGGAGAGGCGCCGCCGCTCCGACGACGTGCGGCTCCAGCTCGCCATCAGCCAGAGCCAGCAGGACTTCCA GACGGATGACCTACCACCTACCCAGAGCAAGAGTCAGGCATCAGGTCAGCAGTCCCACTTGCTGGATCTACTCGACGTGAACCTGGCCAGTCCGCCCGCGCCCGAACCCTGGGCACAGCCGAGACCA GAGACATCATCAGACGCGTGGTCAGCAGTAGGCAGCCCGGCGAAGGACCCGTGGGctcccgccgccgcgccgccagACCCATGGGCTCCCGTCGGACAT GGGAAGTCTCCGATCTCAGTGCTGTCATCACCATCATCGTCGGAGCTGGAGCAGTTCGACGCGCTGTCGCAGCGGCCGCGCACCAACCACAACAACAACCCCGAGCCTGACCCCTTCGACCTCACTGCGCTTA GTGATAACCTAACCCCGCTGCCAGCGTCTCCTGTATCAAACAACTTGGGCGCGATCAAGAAGTCTCCGTCGGCTTTCCTGGGCGAGAACTCGTCGCTCGTGAACCTCGACCGCCTGCTGCAGGCGCCGCCCGCCGACCCGCCGCAGCCCAACCCCTTCGCCGCGGAGCCGCCGCCCAGGACGCAGGCCATGTTCGCGCAGCCACAGCCT GCACGACTCACTATGAACGAGTTGAAACAGCAACAAATGGGCCTCACGGGCCTAAACTTTGGCGCCCCGTCTCCAGCCTTCGGCGCCCCCGCCCCCGCCCCCCTCGCCCCCCTCGCGCCGctggcgcccgcgccgctcaTGCCGGCGGCCCCACTGGCGCCCGCGCCGGCGGACCCGTGGGCGCCCGTGCCCGCGCCGCGCTCCAACTCGCCGTGGTCACCTCCACATGCGCGGCACACACCCAACCCCTTCCTCTCCTAG
- the LOC124633212 gene encoding epsin-2 isoform X2 gives MLFSNLKIKLEMPRGRDEMQVNVAGLRRNIKNLAHNYSDAQVKVREATSNDPWGPSSTLMAEIADLTYNVMAFTEIMQMIWKRLNDHGKNWRHVYKALVLMEYLIKTGSEKVAMQCKENIFAIHTLKDFQYMEEGKDQGLNVREKAKALVNLLKDDERLKNERARALKAKQRFAQSASAFGSDGALDTPSSPSYPAFGSDGALDTQSSPTYPALSGDSAEWSGRDAELARPLTAGEEELQLQLALAMSREEAEREERRRRSDDVRLQLAISQSQQDFQTDDLPPTQSKSQASGQQSHLLDLLDVNLASPPAPEPWAQPRPETSSDAWSAVGSPAKDPWAPAAAPPDPWAPVGHGKSPISVLSSPSSSELEQFDALSQRPRTNHNNNPEPDPFDLTALSDNLTPLPASPVSNNLGAIKKSPSAFLGENSSLVNLDRLLQAPPADPPQPNPFAAEPPPRTQAMFAQPQPARLTMNELKQQQMGLTGLNFGAPSPAFGAPAPAPLAPLAPLAPAPLMPAAPLAPAPADPWAPVPAPRSNSPWSPPHARHTPNPFLS, from the exons ATGTTGTTCagtaacttaaaaattaaattagaa ATGCCCCGCGGCCGGGACGAAATGCAAGTAAACGTGGCAGGCTTAAGgagaaatattaaaaacctCGCGCACAACTATTCCGATGCCCAG GTAAAAGTGCGCGAGGCGACATCGAACGATCCATGGGGCCCTTCCAGCACGCTGATGGCGGAGATCGCCGACCTCACGTACAACGTGATGGCCTTCACAGAGATCATGCAGATGATCTGGAAGCGCCTCAACGACCACGGCAAGAACTGGAGACATGTCTACAAGGCGCTGGTCCTCATGGAGTATCTAATCAAGACCGGTAGCGAGAAGGTGGCGATGCAATGCAAAGAGAATATCTTCGCTATACATACGCTAAAAGACTTTCAGTATATGGAGGAGGGGAAAGATCAGG gtCTCAACGTCCGCGAAAAGGCGAAAGCTCTAGTAAACCTTCTAAAAGACGACGAGAGGTTAAAGAACGAGCGTGCTCGGGCTCTAAAGGCCAAGCAGAGGTTCGCGCAGAGTGCCAGCGCGTTCGGCAGCGACGGAGCCCTAGACACGCCGAGCAGCCCCTCGTACCCCGCG TTCGGCAGCGACGGCGCGTTAGACACACAATCCAGCCCCACCTACCCTGCG CTAAGCGGTGATTCAGCGGAGTGGTCAGGGCGGGACGCGGAGCTCGCGCGGCCGCTGACGGCCGGGGAGGAGGAGCTGCAGCTGCAGCTGGCGCTGGCCATGTCGCGCGAGGAGGCGGAGCGCGAGGAGAGGCGCCGCCGCTCCGACGACGTGCGGCTCCAGCTCGCCATCAGCCAGAGCCAGCAGGACTTCCA GACGGATGACCTACCACCTACCCAGAGCAAGAGTCAGGCATCAGGTCAGCAGTCCCACTTGCTGGATCTACTCGACGTGAACCTGGCCAGTCCGCCCGCGCCCGAACCCTGGGCACAGCCGAGACCA GAGACATCATCAGACGCGTGGTCAGCAGTAGGCAGCCCGGCGAAGGACCCGTGGGctcccgccgccgcgccgccagACCCATGGGCTCCCGTCGGACAT GGGAAGTCTCCGATCTCAGTGCTGTCATCACCATCATCGTCGGAGCTGGAGCAGTTCGACGCGCTGTCGCAGCGGCCGCGCACCAACCACAACAACAACCCCGAGCCTGACCCCTTCGACCTCACTGCGCTTA GTGATAACCTAACCCCGCTGCCAGCGTCTCCTGTATCAAACAACTTGGGCGCGATCAAGAAGTCTCCGTCGGCTTTCCTGGGCGAGAACTCGTCGCTCGTGAACCTCGACCGCCTGCTGCAGGCGCCGCCCGCCGACCCGCCGCAGCCCAACCCCTTCGCCGCGGAGCCGCCGCCCAGGACGCAGGCCATGTTCGCGCAGCCACAGCCT GCACGACTCACTATGAACGAGTTGAAACAGCAACAAATGGGCCTCACGGGCCTAAACTTTGGCGCCCCGTCTCCAGCCTTCGGCGCCCCCGCCCCCGCCCCCCTCGCCCCCCTCGCGCCGctggcgcccgcgccgctcaTGCCGGCGGCCCCACTGGCGCCCGCGCCGGCGGACCCGTGGGCGCCCGTGCCCGCGCCGCGCTCCAACTCGCCGTGGTCACCTCCACATGCGCGGCACACACCCAACCCCTTCCTCTCCTAG
- the LOC124633214 gene encoding uncharacterized protein LOC124633214 has protein sequence MPGIKCGGCSRYTSSVDGARCGKCKVLYCRVCGGFTAKASVPPTWRCLECKKNIVRDNRNDTPVRGLTHSSPSDVAGISILDSSSPSINATSLNAATTTIRELSPVPSNDLHVILHELRAVRAEIQVFRREMEVEMSELKSTLNCCSARVDGLEARVDALEQRATSRPTNSDNVGVIVEELRRELNDRDQELLANDIEVSNLPEEQAENPTHLIKALGHKLGISLEDRDIVSAERVGGRQLNATNSAGPTISRPRPIVVRLARRDLRDQLMASARVRRGATTADLGMPGPAQRFFLNERLTKVNRLLFRQAREAASALGWKFVWTKQGRILVRKAPGDKAQRIRTEGDLSRVFGSEN, from the coding sequence ATGCCGGGTATCAAATGTGGAGGTTGCTCTCGTTACACCTCGTCGGTAGATGGCGCTAGGTGTGGGAAATGTAAGGTTCTCTACTGTAGAGTATGTGGAGGATTCACTGCAAAAGCCTCCGTTCCTCCCACTTGGCGATGTCTCGAGTGTAAGAAAAACATTGTTAGGGACAACAGAAACGATACCCCTGTCAGAGGCCTCACACATAGTTCTCCAAGCGATGTCGCTGGAATTTCGATCCTGGACTCCAGCTCACCAAGCATAAACGCAACGTCGCTCAATGCCGCCACCACCACCATTCGTGAGTTGTCACCTGTACCTAGCAATGACCTGCACGTAATCCTTCACGAGCTGAGAGCGGTTCGTGCGGAGATACAGGTGTTTAGGAGAGAAATGGAGGTGGAAATGTCGGAGCTTAAGTCCACCCTGAACTGCTGCAGCGCGCGCGTCGACGGTCTAGAGGCCAGGGTAGACGCACTTGAACAGCGTGCTACTTCGAGGCCCACGAACTCCGACAACGTAGGCGTAATAGTGGAAGAGCTGAGGCGAGAGCTCAATGATAGGGATCAGGAGCTACTTGCTAATGATATAGAGGTGTCCAACTTGCCGGAGGAACAAGCGGAAAACCCTACCCATTTAATCAAAGCCTTAGGTCACAAGTTAGGGATCAGCCTGGAAGATCGAGATATCGTCAGTGCAGAGCGTGTAGGTGGCAGGCAGCTCAACGCGACGAACTCAGCGGGACCAACCATATCACGCCCGCGGCCGATAGTCGTGCGCCTTGCTCGCCGAGACTTGCGTGACCAGCTTATGGCGAGCGCGCGAGTGCGACGAGGCGCAACTACGGCGGATCTCGGCATGCCCGGGCCGGCGCAGAGGTTCTTCTTAAACGAGCGGTTGACTAAAGTTAACCGCTTGTTATTTCGTCAAGCACGGGAAGCGGCCAGCGCTCTTGGCTGGAAGTTTGTCTGGACCAAGCAGGGCCGCATCCTCGTCAGGAAGGCGCCGGGGGACAAGGCGCAGAGGATCCGCACGGAGGGGGACTTATCCCGAGTCTTCGGCTCTGAAAATTAA